A genomic segment from Propionispora vibrioides encodes:
- a CDS encoding ribulose-phosphate 3-epimerase → MENNFLLKNGSEIVISPSLICADFCNLLDQIKEIEKIGVTSLHVDLIDGHFSPSMPLGLTVIEQLRSKSSLDFDVHIMAEDNEFFIKELINIGVQSITFHYEAALHGERMLRLIKAAGIKAGIALNPATPLQVMHYLLESCDYVLLMLISPGYAGHKGETMVPYALRKIRECREYIEKQGLQSKIIVDGRVSLNVIADVVAAGADCLVAGSTSFFWKGASLRDNFTQMNKEIQLGLAARNHGGGGGK, encoded by the coding sequence ATGGAAAATAACTTCTTATTAAAAAACGGTAGCGAGATTGTTATTTCGCCATCGCTTATTTGTGCAGACTTTTGTAACTTGCTGGACCAGATAAAAGAAATAGAAAAAATAGGTGTTACTTCGCTGCATGTGGATCTGATCGACGGGCACTTTAGTCCAAGTATGCCGCTGGGATTAACGGTCATTGAACAATTACGCTCTAAATCCAGCCTGGACTTTGATGTTCATATTATGGCTGAAGATAACGAGTTTTTTATTAAGGAACTGATAAACATCGGCGTACAGAGTATTACCTTTCATTATGAAGCGGCTCTTCATGGAGAGAGAATGCTACGATTAATTAAAGCAGCCGGCATTAAAGCCGGTATTGCTCTGAATCCGGCAACTCCTTTGCAGGTCATGCATTATTTACTTGAAAGCTGTGATTATGTCCTGCTGATGCTGATTAGTCCCGGCTATGCCGGACACAAAGGGGAAACCATGGTGCCTTACGCGTTGAGAAAAATTAGAGAATGCAGAGAATATATAGAAAAGCAGGGACTGCAGTCTAAAATTATTGTAGATGGGCGGGTTTCTCTGAACGTTATAGCCGATGTCGTAGCCGCGGGAGCAGATTGCCTGGTTGCGGGAAGTACCAGCTTTTTTTGGAAGGGGGCTTCCTTACGGGATAATTTCACGCAAATGAATAAAGAGATTCAACTTGGTTTGGCAGCCAGAAATCATGGAGGCGGCGGAGGCAAATGA
- a CDS encoding sorbitol-6-phosphate dehydrogenase subunit, translating into MAVAKWLDLTGKVVVVTGGSSGIGEHMIENLSVNGAYAVIADLKFNEKFAGIPNVSFVECDVSQKKSVVNMVEAVVEKYGRFDAIVNNAGVSRPRMLVDYYGEKPEYEMTEDDFDFTYRVNQKGVFLCAQAAARQMIKQRSGVIINMSSGAGLKGSKGQSAYSGTKAAVHCFAKAWAKELGPYNIRVIGVAPDVNERTPMNNDAAWAALAYTRGTDPKNTVSDYTKSIPLGRPGKLDEVADLISYLVSDHSSYITGTTIDISGGKISM; encoded by the coding sequence ATGGCAGTTGCGAAGTGGTTGGATCTTACGGGCAAGGTTGTTGTTGTAACAGGCGGGAGTTCTGGGATTGGGGAACACATGATTGAAAATTTAAGTGTTAACGGAGCGTATGCAGTTATTGCGGATTTAAAATTTAATGAAAAGTTTGCGGGGATTCCCAATGTTTCCTTTGTGGAATGCGATGTATCGCAAAAGAAAAGTGTTGTTAATATGGTGGAGGCTGTTGTCGAAAAATACGGCAGGTTTGATGCGATTGTTAATAATGCCGGTGTCAGCCGGCCAAGGATGCTGGTAGATTATTATGGTGAAAAGCCTGAATATGAAATGACGGAAGATGATTTTGATTTTACATACCGGGTCAATCAAAAAGGCGTGTTTTTATGTGCCCAGGCGGCGGCCAGACAGATGATTAAGCAACGTTCCGGAGTGATTATCAATATGTCATCCGGAGCGGGTTTGAAGGGCTCCAAGGGACAGTCGGCATATTCCGGCACGAAAGCGGCGGTTCATTGCTTCGCCAAGGCATGGGCGAAAGAACTTGGCCCTTACAATATCAGAGTTATCGGTGTTGCGCCGGATGTAAACGAACGGACTCCCATGAATAACGATGCTGCATGGGCGGCGCTTGCGTATACTCGCGGCACAGATCCTAAAAACACCGTCTCAGACTATACCAAAAGCATTCCTTTAGGGAGGCCGGGAAAACTGGACGAGGTTGCGGATTTAATTTCGTACCTGGTGTCGGATCACTCCAGTTATATTACCGGTACAACCATTGATATTTCCGGTGGCAAAATCTCCATGTAG
- a CDS encoding YciI family protein: protein MILQESSKIDLSFDNIGLVFLMSGRQNPREEGIILAQANSRTEIDEIIQQDPFYTNQAAEYTVIEFLPSKCAAGLESLIKQ, encoded by the coding sequence ATGATACTGCAAGAATCCAGCAAGATTGATCTCTCCTTTGATAATATCGGCTTAGTATTTCTGATGTCCGGCCGGCAGAATCCCCGTGAGGAAGGTATTATCCTTGCACAGGCCAATAGCCGGACTGAGATTGATGAAATCATTCAACAGGACCCATTCTATACGAACCAGGCGGCGGAATATACGGTGATTGAGTTTTTACCGTCTAAATGTGCTGCGGGACTGGAAAGCTTGATTAAGCAATAA
- a CDS encoding SDR family oxidoreductase — translation MLQNKRVVIIGGSSGIGLAAAKLILTQGAEVIIASRSSEKLEKAKAELGGKVISYAVDISNEVQVKAFFETVGRIDHLVVTAAETSGGAFLTSDSVADHKMFENKFWGQYYAVKYGAPLMSHGGSITLFSGVVAYKAMIGSAALSAINAAVATLGRTLALELAPIRVNVISPGIIDTPSRSKMPEAARKQFYSDIAGKLPLKRVGNPEDVAKGIVYLLDNDFVTGTVLHVDGGHTLI, via the coding sequence ATGTTGCAAAATAAACGGGTTGTCATAATTGGCGGGAGTTCAGGAATTGGATTGGCGGCAGCGAAGCTCATACTAACGCAGGGGGCTGAGGTTATCATAGCCAGTCGTTCTTCGGAAAAACTTGAAAAGGCTAAAGCGGAACTGGGAGGAAAAGTAATATCTTATGCAGTGGATATTAGTAATGAAGTGCAGGTCAAAGCTTTTTTTGAAACGGTGGGCCGTATAGACCATTTAGTAGTTACGGCTGCTGAAACCTCCGGCGGAGCGTTTCTTACCTCGGACTCTGTGGCGGATCATAAGATGTTTGAGAATAAATTCTGGGGGCAGTATTACGCGGTAAAATATGGGGCACCGCTAATGTCCCATGGCGGATCTATTACTTTGTTCTCCGGAGTTGTAGCTTATAAAGCTATGATTGGCTCGGCTGCTCTCAGTGCAATTAATGCGGCGGTAGCCACTTTAGGCCGGACCCTCGCATTGGAACTGGCCCCCATCCGGGTTAATGTGATATCACCGGGGATTATTGATACTCCATCCAGAAGTAAAATGCCGGAAGCCGCTCGAAAACAATTTTATTCGGACATAGCCGGTAAGCTTCCGTTAAAAAGAGTAGGAAACCCGGAGGATGTTGCTAAAGGGATTGTCTATTTACTGGATAATGATTTTGTGACTGGTACTGTGCTGCATGTAGATGGAGGGCACACGTTAATCTAA
- a CDS encoding winged helix-turn-helix transcriptional regulator has product MENREIVVLSKGIPGEVCPIAKTLDVIGTKWTFLIIRDLMLEGVMRFSDLQRSMTGISPKTLSLRLRELEEHQIINRKVYPEVPPRVEYSLTEKGKQLQGILVEMKRFGLTL; this is encoded by the coding sequence ATGGAAAATAGGGAAATTGTTGTTTTGAGTAAAGGGATACCGGGAGAAGTCTGCCCCATTGCTAAAACTCTGGATGTAATTGGCACGAAGTGGACATTTCTGATCATAAGGGATTTAATGCTGGAGGGCGTGATGAGATTTAGTGATTTACAAAGATCCATGACGGGAATTAGTCCTAAGACGCTTTCACTTCGTCTGCGTGAATTGGAAGAGCATCAGATCATTAACCGGAAGGTATATCCGGAAGTGCCGCCGCGGGTGGAATATTCTCTTACCGAAAAAGGAAAGCAACTGCAAGGAATTTTGGTCGAAATGAAACGTTTTGGATTGACTTTATAG
- a CDS encoding PTS mannitol transporter subunit IICB: MVLAKIRKFGGYMSNMVMPNLGAFVGWGLLAALFIPTGWMPNAEFNKLVGPGLRFMLPTLIGYTAGYNIYGQRGGVIGLFTTMGVIIGSEVPMFSGAMIMGPLSAWLLKKFDGNIGSKVKPGFEMLINNLSLGILGAMLSLIGFITIGPAFNTVVMVFSQGINYLMNNGLLPLVSILMCPGQVLFLNNAINHGILSPIAYQQASEIGKSIVFMIDSNCGPLLGTLLSIAVWGKGKAKKTAPLAMFIAGIAGIGEVYFPFILANPIMILATMSGLAVSLFLLVALGGGLVGMPSPGSLIMIAMMTPKDSIVANFVAIACGFIVAFCVGTLLLKVFGSPDDEEADATLSMVDGLSRGNLDAQPELASSASAEASGGQIKMVVVACDSGMGSSAMGASVFKNRLKKEGINHIVVEHAATGAISPDADLVLTLASLIERAKISLNSTKATFLPLDNFLKNENYDEAIRVIKQRNNM, encoded by the coding sequence ATGGTACTTGCTAAAATTAGAAAATTCGGCGGCTATATGAGTAACATGGTAATGCCTAATCTGGGTGCATTTGTTGGCTGGGGACTGTTAGCGGCATTATTCATTCCCACAGGCTGGATGCCTAATGCGGAATTCAATAAATTGGTTGGTCCGGGCCTGCGGTTTATGTTGCCGACACTGATTGGTTATACGGCTGGCTATAATATTTATGGACAAAGAGGCGGAGTTATTGGTTTATTTACGACAATGGGAGTTATTATAGGTTCTGAAGTTCCGATGTTTAGCGGTGCTATGATTATGGGGCCGTTATCAGCATGGCTGTTAAAGAAATTTGATGGAAATATTGGCAGTAAAGTAAAACCAGGGTTTGAAATGCTGATTAATAATCTAAGTCTGGGAATTCTTGGGGCCATGTTAAGTCTGATTGGATTTATTACCATAGGCCCGGCTTTTAATACAGTGGTCATGGTGTTCTCCCAGGGGATCAATTATTTGATGAACAATGGCCTGTTGCCGTTGGTGTCGATACTAATGTGCCCGGGGCAAGTGCTTTTTCTTAACAATGCGATTAATCATGGCATACTGTCGCCGATTGCGTATCAACAAGCATCGGAAATTGGAAAATCTATTGTGTTTATGATTGACAGCAACTGCGGTCCCCTGTTAGGTACTTTGCTTTCTATTGCTGTCTGGGGCAAAGGAAAAGCAAAGAAAACAGCACCGTTAGCGATGTTTATCGCCGGTATTGCCGGGATTGGTGAAGTGTATTTCCCCTTTATTCTTGCTAATCCGATTATGATATTGGCAACCATGAGCGGGTTGGCCGTATCGCTATTCTTGCTGGTAGCGCTGGGCGGTGGATTGGTGGGCATGCCGTCTCCCGGTTCCTTGATCATGATTGCCATGATGACACCCAAAGATTCTATCGTTGCTAACTTTGTTGCAATTGCTTGCGGCTTTATTGTAGCTTTTTGTGTAGGTACTCTGTTGCTGAAAGTTTTTGGTTCTCCGGATGATGAGGAGGCAGATGCTACTTTGTCTATGGTTGACGGGCTCAGCAGAGGCAATCTGGACGCACAGCCGGAGTTGGCCTCTTCTGCTTCTGCCGAAGCGTCAGGTGGCCAGATAAAAATGGTGGTTGTAGCTTGTGATTCCGGAATGGGGTCTTCGGCAATGGGGGCATCTGTATTTAAAAACAGATTGAAAAAAGAAGGCATTAACCACATCGTTGTCGAGCATGCCGCAACCGGTGCTATCAGTCCCGATGCCGATTTGGTATTGACGCTGGCTTCCTTAATAGAACGGGCGAAGATCAGTTTGAACAGCACGAAAGCCACGTTTTTACCATTGGATAATTTCTTGAAAAATGAAAATTATGATGAAGCCATACGGGTAATTAAACAACGTAATAACATGTAA
- a CDS encoding MFS transporter, whose protein sequence is MKENKPERKIPYAILALLISAFSIGTTEFVIMGLLLEVANDLNVSISAAGLLITGYALGVAIGGPIITTLTRQLPQKNLLFRLMLVFIAGNLLAAVAPNYSILMAARVIASFTHGTFFGVGSVLATRLVPPEQQSRAVAMMFAGLTLANILGVPLGTFIGHNWGWRTTFGFVSLLGGISLAGIALLIPKLELTPPAKLQQELQVLFDKQVILALLMTVLGFGGVFTAFTYIAPILTDITGFSKETITPILLLFGLGMTIGNIAGGKLSDWKLMPSLIGILIALSAILAAFTFTSQEKWTALVTIFLWGFAAFAIVPALQMRVLAMAKTAPSIAASLNISAFNLGNAGGAFLGGLVIDIYGLNAIPMAAAAVTAVGLIITLISWSFDRKTEETAFKIPCSRC, encoded by the coding sequence ATGAAGGAAAATAAACCCGAAAGAAAAATCCCGTATGCAATTCTTGCGTTATTAATCAGTGCATTTTCTATTGGCACTACTGAATTTGTCATTATGGGCCTCTTATTAGAGGTTGCCAATGATTTGAATGTATCTATCAGTGCGGCGGGTCTGTTAATCACCGGCTATGCCCTGGGAGTGGCTATTGGAGGACCAATTATCACCACGCTAACACGGCAGTTACCTCAAAAAAACTTACTCTTTCGCTTGATGTTAGTTTTCATTGCCGGAAACCTGTTAGCTGCCGTCGCTCCCAACTACTCGATTCTGATGGCAGCTCGAGTTATCGCATCTTTTACTCATGGAACCTTTTTCGGAGTAGGCTCCGTCCTTGCCACACGATTAGTACCGCCAGAGCAGCAGTCCCGTGCAGTGGCCATGATGTTTGCCGGGCTGACTTTGGCTAATATTCTGGGTGTACCCTTGGGTACGTTTATCGGTCACAACTGGGGTTGGCGGACAACCTTCGGCTTTGTTAGCTTATTAGGCGGCATTTCTCTGGCTGGTATTGCCCTATTGATTCCCAAGTTGGAGTTAACCCCTCCAGCAAAGTTACAGCAGGAGCTGCAGGTATTATTTGACAAGCAGGTCATACTCGCTTTGCTGATGACGGTTCTGGGTTTTGGCGGGGTTTTTACCGCCTTCACATATATTGCCCCAATTTTAACTGATATTACCGGCTTCAGCAAGGAGACAATCACCCCCATTTTGCTTTTGTTTGGCTTGGGAATGACTATTGGAAATATAGCCGGCGGGAAACTATCAGACTGGAAGCTCATGCCGTCCTTAATCGGGATATTAATAGCCCTATCCGCTATTCTTGCTGCCTTCACATTCACTAGCCAAGAAAAGTGGACAGCACTGGTTACTATTTTTTTGTGGGGCTTTGCGGCCTTTGCTATTGTACCGGCATTACAAATGCGGGTACTGGCAATGGCCAAGACCGCCCCCAGCATTGCAGCATCATTGAATATCAGTGCATTTAATCTCGGTAATGCCGGCGGCGCGTTCCTTGGCGGCCTTGTTATTGATATTTACGGACTGAACGCAATCCCAATGGCAGCTGCAGCCGTTACGGCAGTCGGCCTAATTATCACTCTAATAAGCTGGTCATTTGATCGAAAAACGGAAGAAACAGCTTTCAAAATTCCTTGCTCCCGTTGTTGA
- a CDS encoding zeta toxin family protein — MRNDKPVLVVFAGPNGSGKSTMNKIAIQRGTLDGPYINADDMTREKLGDVDVKTVSQAQMDAINRDAANQADQLRQQAIDGRISFITETVMSTPAKIHLMSQAKAAGYEVCLIYVTTQDPAINVQRVRDRVAKGGHNVPEEKIAARYTRAMGLLPMAIQVADMARVYDNSSERPALVFEKTGKNELKAYPLSESGEQYQWNQATLEQLKRNILNEAINNKISE; from the coding sequence ATGAGAAATGATAAGCCGGTACTGGTAGTGTTTGCCGGGCCCAATGGTTCCGGTAAAAGTACGATGAATAAAATAGCTATCCAGAGAGGCACATTGGACGGTCCTTATATTAATGCTGATGACATGACCAGAGAGAAGCTGGGCGATGTGGATGTAAAAACTGTCAGTCAAGCGCAAATGGATGCTATAAATCGTGATGCGGCAAATCAGGCGGATCAATTGCGTCAGCAAGCTATCGACGGGCGGATTTCGTTTATTACCGAAACGGTTATGTCTACACCGGCTAAAATCCATCTTATGAGCCAGGCTAAGGCTGCCGGCTATGAAGTTTGCCTAATCTATGTAACAACGCAAGACCCGGCGATCAATGTCCAGCGGGTGCGGGACAGGGTAGCAAAAGGCGGGCATAATGTACCTGAAGAAAAGATAGCGGCCAGATATACCAGGGCTATGGGGCTTTTGCCTATGGCGATTCAAGTTGCGGATATGGCTAGAGTCTATGATAATTCTTCTGAACGGCCGGCACTGGTCTTTGAAAAAACGGGTAAGAATGAATTGAAGGCATACCCGCTTAGTGAATCAGGAGAGCAATACCAGTGGAATCAGGCAACGCTGGAACAACTTAAACGAAATATTCTTAATGAAGCGATAAATAATAAAATCAGTGAGTAA
- a CDS encoding PTS sugar transporter subunit IIA codes for MSEILNVNNIRLHQHFADKNEAIAYAGNVLVENGYVTAEYIQSMLEREQDVSVYIGNHLAIPHGMPDSAPYIIKSGITVVQVAGGVRFGDDIAYIVIGIAGKQDTHIEILEKIALVCMEEENVEKMRRATTKEEILAVLGDFS; via the coding sequence ATGTCTGAAATTTTGAACGTAAATAATATCAGATTACATCAACATTTCGCTGATAAAAACGAAGCTATCGCTTATGCCGGTAATGTACTGGTTGAGAATGGATACGTTACGGCAGAGTATATTCAGTCTATGCTGGAGAGAGAGCAAGATGTCTCTGTGTATATCGGAAATCATTTAGCGATACCACATGGAATGCCGGATAGCGCACCTTATATCATCAAATCAGGGATAACAGTTGTCCAGGTTGCCGGGGGTGTTCGTTTCGGTGATGATATAGCCTATATTGTTATCGGTATTGCGGGCAAACAGGATACTCATATTGAAATTTTAGAAAAAATAGCCTTGGTTTGCATGGAAGAAGAAAACGTTGAAAAAATGCGACGGGCCACAACAAAAGAAGAAATTCTGGCTGTTCTAGGTGATTTCTCGTGA
- the hxlB gene encoding 6-phospho-3-hexuloisomerase, translating into MNYQQTYQSILAECNIALAKVREEDIKQCIELILQADKVFFIGVGRVKLEIEAFAKRLSHLGIYTVIVGQITEPAMTDRDILIVASGSGESLIPVAIAQKAKTIGGKIIHFGSNPHSSLAPITDLMVRIPVQTKLYLQDEVQSEQPMSSLFEQSLLLLGDTIAKMIVEKKEIQLKNLWKFHANLE; encoded by the coding sequence ATGAACTATCAACAAACTTATCAATCTATTTTAGCGGAATGCAATATTGCATTGGCAAAAGTACGGGAGGAAGATATCAAACAATGCATTGAATTGATCCTACAAGCGGATAAGGTATTCTTTATTGGTGTTGGCCGGGTTAAGCTGGAGATTGAGGCCTTTGCCAAAAGACTTTCCCATTTAGGAATTTACACGGTTATTGTGGGACAAATTACCGAACCGGCCATGACCGACAGAGATATCTTGATTGTTGCATCGGGAAGTGGAGAATCCCTGATACCGGTGGCCATAGCGCAGAAAGCAAAAACAATAGGCGGGAAAATAATACACTTTGGCTCCAATCCACATAGCAGCCTAGCACCGATAACGGATTTAATGGTGAGAATACCGGTGCAAACGAAACTTTACTTACAGGATGAAGTCCAATCGGAGCAACCCATGTCCAGCCTGTTTGAACAAAGCTTATTACTTCTGGGAGATACTATTGCTAAAATGATTGTGGAGAAAAAAGAAATTCAGCTAAAAAATTTATGGAAGTTTCATGCTAATCTTGAATAA
- a CDS encoding ankyrin repeat domain-containing protein: MKKILLFVFAILILLSGICLAATPEEARVGLAQLKISYNENAFLRVIQQKDNAALSLFLDAGMDPNYISSNNTTPLTTAAYSNNYEAVKILMEKPNIDLNWKDNKGRGAADIAELFGNTEIVKLFREKGIEPAVTREPVLSDIDKQKALSAGRTLAQQKNIAFVSNNSAKVSKGGFFSAVEASGDAYWLTPFAGIATESILSEKTFEPIKVDRLTILANSYQARVVFTFNQYNANNLGSIRLVAIQNGNNIFPYSVMYSFPQFDGSWAHMGVTAYFNAYDINPLQPVELRVVTKASKDMVFTFDQKNGADRTFYDANRIGYNF, encoded by the coding sequence ATGAAAAAAATATTGTTATTTGTTTTTGCAATTCTAATTCTATTGAGTGGCATCTGTTTAGCTGCAACGCCGGAAGAAGCAAGAGTTGGATTAGCCCAATTGAAAATTTCCTATAACGAAAATGCTTTTCTTAGAGTGATACAACAAAAAGATAATGCGGCTTTGTCTTTATTTTTAGATGCGGGTATGGATCCGAATTACATTAGTTCCAATAATACGACACCGCTTACAACAGCGGCCTATTCTAACAACTATGAGGCTGTAAAAATATTAATGGAAAAGCCTAATATAGACTTAAACTGGAAAGATAATAAAGGCAGAGGGGCAGCTGATATAGCTGAACTGTTTGGCAATACAGAAATTGTTAAACTATTTAGGGAAAAGGGGATAGAACCTGCTGTAACTAGAGAGCCGGTATTATCAGATATTGATAAACAAAAGGCTTTGTCTGCAGGTCGAACCTTAGCGCAACAAAAAAATATTGCATTTGTCAGTAATAACTCAGCAAAAGTATCTAAGGGCGGTTTCTTCTCCGCGGTAGAAGCTTCAGGCGATGCGTATTGGTTAACACCGTTTGCGGGGATTGCAACAGAAAGTATTCTATCGGAGAAAACTTTTGAACCAATTAAAGTCGATAGATTGACTATACTGGCTAATTCTTATCAGGCAAGGGTCGTTTTTACTTTTAATCAATATAATGCAAATAACCTTGGCAGCATAAGGCTTGTTGCAATTCAAAACGGAAATAATATATTCCCCTATAGTGTGATGTACTCTTTTCCACAATTCGACGGATCATGGGCTCATATGGGAGTAACTGCCTATTTTAATGCATATGATATTAATCCTTTGCAACCTGTTGAACTTAGAGTTGTTACGAAGGCGAGCAAAGACATGGTCTTTACTTTTGACCAGAAAAACGGAGCCGATCGTACGTTTTATGATGCAAACCGTATTGGCTATAATTTTTAA
- a CDS encoding DeoR/GlpR family DNA-binding transcription regulator, producing MKATKMIKAERQNLILNIMNKEKKIIASDLSIRLNVSEDTIRRDLNELDEKGLLKRVHSGAIKIGPAVVDFNTREDLNLEEKIRLAKKAVHYIKTDDVVIIDGGTTNYQLVKQLPKDIRCTVISNSLPILTLLNEYPNVTVVMLGGTLFKQSMVSVGYEVIRQLESIHADIYFMGVANIDEEIGITVVTLEECQTKQKMLHVAAKTIALVTKEKLGTVSNYIIGKVGDITYLITDD from the coding sequence GTGAAAGCGACAAAAATGATAAAAGCGGAACGGCAAAATTTGATTTTAAACATTATGAATAAAGAAAAAAAGATTATTGCCAGTGATTTAAGCATTCGGCTTAACGTGTCGGAAGACACCATACGGAGAGATTTAAATGAGTTGGATGAGAAAGGTTTATTAAAAAGAGTGCATAGCGGTGCTATAAAAATTGGCCCGGCCGTTGTTGACTTTAATACCAGAGAAGACTTGAATTTGGAAGAAAAGATTCGTTTGGCAAAAAAAGCGGTACATTATATTAAAACAGATGATGTTGTGATTATTGATGGCGGAACGACAAATTATCAATTAGTCAAACAGCTTCCTAAAGATATACGCTGTACAGTCATTTCCAATAGTTTGCCAATATTGACGCTGCTAAATGAGTATCCCAATGTGACGGTTGTCATGTTAGGAGGAACTTTATTCAAGCAGTCAATGGTTTCCGTTGGGTATGAAGTAATCAGACAATTGGAGTCAATCCATGCCGATATATACTTTATGGGCGTAGCTAATATCGACGAAGAAATTGGGATTACCGTAGTGACATTGGAAGAATGCCAGACAAAACAAAAAATGCTGCATGTGGCAGCTAAAACGATTGCGCTGGTTACTAAGGAAAAGTTAGGAACCGTTTCAAATTACATCATAGGAAAAGTTGGCGATATTACTTATCTTATTACGGATGATTAA
- a CDS encoding HAD family hydrolase — protein sequence MIKLIIFDMDGLMFDTERLSNTCWLEVCHSYDYNVPEALLNETKGATVQFAREKYNGFFGEEFPFNELYQKKADRMRNYIKKYGVPQKRGLASCLEWAKEKGMYLALASSSCRDSIDFYLDKTNLSDAFNLVVSGDQVEAGKPHPEIFQTCCANCGVEAGQTLVLEDSYNGILAANRAGIKVVWIPDIAIVPDEGKKLIYRQIPDLTFIPQFVEAELSLL from the coding sequence ATGATCAAGCTTATTATCTTTGATATGGATGGACTCATGTTTGATACAGAACGTTTATCCAACACATGCTGGTTAGAAGTCTGTCATTCTTATGACTATAACGTGCCGGAAGCTTTACTGAATGAAACCAAAGGAGCAACCGTGCAGTTTGCCCGGGAAAAATATAACGGTTTTTTTGGAGAAGAATTTCCCTTTAATGAACTTTATCAAAAGAAAGCAGACCGTATGCGTAATTACATAAAAAAGTACGGTGTTCCCCAAAAGAGAGGGTTAGCCTCGTGTCTGGAATGGGCAAAGGAAAAAGGTATGTACCTTGCACTTGCTTCTTCCAGTTGCCGTGACTCCATTGACTTTTATTTAGACAAAACAAACTTAAGCGATGCCTTTAATCTGGTTGTGAGTGGCGATCAAGTTGAAGCAGGGAAACCACATCCGGAAATTTTTCAGACATGCTGTGCCAATTGTGGAGTAGAAGCCGGGCAGACCCTGGTATTGGAAGATTCATATAATGGCATCTTGGCTGCAAATCGCGCGGGGATTAAAGTTGTTTGGATACCGGATATAGCCATCGTTCCCGATGAAGGTAAAAAACTGATTTATCGGCAAATACCGGATTTGACATTCATTCCGCAGTTTGTCGAAGCTGAATTATCTTTGTTATAG
- a CDS encoding metallophosphoesterase, protein MRVVDRILAISDIHGESRSLLALLKVCDYDPNNDLLVIVGDLLDRGRENLETLAICQKLQQQGAIVLKGNHERFAQDSIVEMLTTENWRTQPSEDLYNWYMYHGGYSTFQEIKNLPPEGLEHILQFISSLPFYYTTGRYIFAHAGANTTKSIENNEENDTIWMDESFPFCPAYHDKMLIFGHVPTWNLSPYNPKFNKRKQAKIWYDKVYKDKIGIDCGSCFGGRLAALEIPTYREFYV, encoded by the coding sequence ATGCGTGTAGTAGACAGGATACTAGCCATTTCCGATATTCATGGGGAAAGCAGAAGCCTGTTGGCTTTATTAAAAGTATGCGATTACGATCCCAACAATGATTTGCTGGTCATTGTCGGTGATTTGTTGGACCGGGGCCGCGAGAACCTGGAAACCCTGGCGATTTGCCAAAAGCTTCAACAGCAAGGAGCGATTGTACTCAAGGGAAATCACGAAAGATTTGCTCAGGACAGTATTGTGGAAATGCTGACAACGGAAAACTGGCGTACCCAGCCAAGTGAAGATCTGTATAATTGGTATATGTATCATGGTGGATATTCCACGTTTCAGGAAATTAAAAACTTACCGCCCGAAGGCCTCGAGCATATTTTGCAGTTCATCAGTTCCTTACCCTTTTATTACACGACAGGCCGGTATATTTTTGCCCATGCCGGAGCCAATACGACGAAATCTATTGAAAACAATGAGGAAAATGACACAATCTGGATGGACGAATCGTTTCCGTTTTGTCCGGCTTATCATGATAAAATGCTGATATTTGGGCATGTTCCCACCTGGAACTTGTCTCCTTACAATCCGAAATTTAATAAGAGGAAGCAGGCAAAAATCTGGTACGATAAAGTCTATAAGGACAAAATTGGGATTGACTGCGGCAGTTGCTTCGGCGGGCGGCTGGCAGCACTGGAAATACCAACGTATCGGGAGTTTTATGTATAG